A genomic window from Haladaptatus caseinilyticus includes:
- a CDS encoding 50S ribosomal protein L32e — MADEPEQIEDISGVGESKAESLRDAGYESVEDIAGAEQSELAEVDGIGNALAARIKADVGALEVEEETEAEIEDETEEEEPEEDVETELQPRGLTEKTPDLGDEEARLLKQRKREGKPQFNRQDYHKKKRTPTSWRKPRGNLSKQRRGIKGKGDMVESGYRSPKSVRGKHPSGFDEVRVHNVDDLDGVDGDTQAVRIASKVGARKRERIEEVAEEEKIRVLNPTYVEVEVEE, encoded by the coding sequence ATGGCTGACGAACCAGAACAGATCGAAGACATCAGCGGTGTCGGCGAGAGCAAGGCGGAATCGCTCCGCGACGCTGGCTACGAGTCCGTCGAGGACATCGCCGGCGCCGAGCAGAGTGAACTCGCCGAAGTCGACGGTATCGGCAACGCACTCGCCGCCCGTATCAAGGCGGACGTCGGTGCCCTCGAAGTCGAAGAGGAGACGGAAGCCGAAATCGAAGACGAAACCGAAGAAGAGGAACCGGAAGAGGACGTCGAAACCGAACTGCAACCCCGCGGGCTGACCGAGAAGACGCCCGACCTCGGCGACGAGGAAGCGCGACTGCTCAAACAGCGTAAACGCGAGGGCAAACCGCAGTTCAATCGACAGGACTACCACAAGAAAAAGCGGACGCCCACGTCGTGGCGCAAGCCTCGGGGCAACCTGAGCAAGCAACGCCGCGGTATCAAGGGCAAAGGCGACATGGTCGAGTCGGGCTACCGCTCGCCGAAATCGGTTCGGGGCAAGCACCCGAGCGGTTTCGACGAAGTTCGCGTTCACAACGTCGATGACCTCGACGGCGTGGACGGCGACACGCAAGCGGTTCGCATCGCCTCGAAAGTCGGTGCTCGCAAACGCGAGCGCATCGAGGAAGTCGCCGAGGAAGAGAAAATCCGCGTTCTCAATCCGACCTACGTCGAAGTTGAGGTGGAAGAATGA
- a CDS encoding 50S ribosomal protein L6, translating into MPRVEIEIPDEVTVDVDHLDMTVDGSEGSVTRRLWYPNISVSVEDDAVVIESDATDAKTKATMGTFESHVRNMLHGVSEEWEYKMEVFYSHFPMQVRSEGDQVVIENFLGEKAPRRTNVHGDTTVEVNDEELSLRGPSIEDVGQTAADIEQLTRVSGKDTRVFQDGVYITEKPSTGGA; encoded by the coding sequence ATGCCACGAGTAGAAATCGAAATTCCGGACGAGGTGACCGTTGACGTAGACCACCTCGACATGACCGTTGATGGCTCGGAAGGATCCGTCACACGACGGCTCTGGTACCCGAACATCAGTGTCAGCGTCGAGGACGACGCAGTGGTCATCGAGAGCGATGCCACCGACGCCAAAACGAAGGCGACGATGGGAACGTTCGAGAGCCACGTACGAAACATGCTTCACGGCGTGTCCGAGGAGTGGGAGTACAAGATGGAAGTCTTCTACTCTCACTTCCCAATGCAGGTTCGTTCCGAGGGCGACCAAGTCGTCATCGAGAACTTCCTCGGTGAGAAAGCGCCCCGTCGGACGAACGTCCACGGGGACACCACCGTCGAAGTGAACGACGAGGAACTGTCCCTGCGCGGCCCGAGCATCGAAGATGTGGGCCAGACCGCCGCGGACATCGAACAACTCACTCGCGTGAGCGGCAAAGACACGCGCGTGTTCCAGGACGGCGTCTACATTACGGAGAAGCCGTCTACGGGAGGTGCCTGA
- a CDS encoding 30S ribosomal protein S8 produces MAGNDPLSNALSGVDNAESVGHLSHTVQPASNEIGSVLEVFYDHGYIDGFEFVDDGKAGRFEVELKGAINECGAVKPRYSAGKDDFEKWEKRFLPAQDYGSLVVTTSHGVMSHYEARDQGIGGQVIAYVY; encoded by the coding sequence ATGGCAGGAAACGACCCACTCAGCAACGCACTCTCCGGCGTGGATAACGCCGAGAGTGTCGGTCATCTGTCCCACACGGTACAGCCCGCCTCGAACGAGATCGGCAGTGTACTCGAGGTCTTTTACGACCACGGGTATATCGACGGCTTCGAGTTCGTCGATGACGGAAAAGCCGGTCGCTTCGAGGTCGAACTAAAAGGCGCGATCAACGAATGTGGTGCGGTCAAACCCCGCTACTCCGCGGGTAAAGACGACTTCGAGAAGTGGGAGAAACGGTTCCTCCCCGCCCAGGACTACGGGTCACTCGTCGTCACGACCAGCCACGGCGTCATGAGCCACTACGAGGCCCGCGATCAGGGTATCGGTGGCCAAGTCATCGCGTACGTGTACTAG
- a CDS encoding 30S ribosomal protein S14 has product MSESENDATGEQTAKRTGQLQTCQRCGRKQGLVGKYDINLCRQCFREIARDMGFKKYR; this is encoded by the coding sequence ATGAGCGAAAGTGAGAACGATGCGACCGGCGAGCAGACGGCCAAGCGCACGGGACAACTCCAAACGTGCCAGCGCTGTGGTCGAAAGCAAGGTCTGGTCGGAAAATACGACATTAACCTCTGTCGCCAGTGCTTCCGCGAAATCGCACGCGACATGGGATTCAAGAAGTACCGATAA
- a CDS encoding 50S ribosomal protein L5: MSEAEFHQMREPKVEKVVAHMGVGEGGRELANAEEILEDVTEQESVRTLAKSTLPDFGIRQGDPIGAKVTLRGEAAHEFLDTALELSDLSRTQFDETGNFSFGIEEHTEFPSQEYDPNVGIYGLDVTVNLVRPGYRVAKRDKVSRQIPSNHRLTAEDAIAFLEANFDVEVDE; encoded by the coding sequence ATGAGCGAAGCCGAATTCCACCAGATGCGAGAGCCGAAAGTGGAGAAGGTCGTCGCCCACATGGGCGTCGGTGAAGGTGGTCGAGAACTCGCCAACGCCGAGGAAATCCTCGAAGACGTAACCGAACAGGAAAGCGTCCGAACGCTGGCGAAATCAACGCTTCCCGACTTCGGTATCCGTCAGGGCGACCCGATCGGCGCGAAAGTCACGCTCCGCGGCGAGGCAGCACACGAGTTCCTCGACACTGCACTGGAACTCTCGGATCTCTCGAGGACGCAGTTCGACGAGACCGGGAACTTCAGCTTCGGTATCGAAGAACACACCGAGTTCCCGAGCCAGGAGTACGACCCGAACGTCGGAATCTACGGGCTTGACGTGACCGTCAACCTCGTTCGACCGGGCTACCGCGTCGCGAAACGTGACAAGGTTTCCCGCCAGATTCCGTCGAACCACCGACTGACGGCCGAGGACGCCATCGCGTTCCTCGAAGCCAACTTCGACGTTGAGGTGGATGAATGA
- a CDS encoding 30S ribosomal protein S4e has translation MSNHQKRLSVPNSWPVERKTATFTVKAGAGPHGRDGVPLLIILRDVLGYTNSKKEARYALNQDSVLVNGEAVSDEQRPIGMFDIIAFTEREEYYRVFPDEGGRLALTHIDEDAADGRLAKIEDKTQVSGGETQLNLHDGSNLRVDDADDYSTKDSIVVGTEDKDILAHFPYEEGCLVTAVRGQHAGEIGEVTDITVTPGSGSNTVTVDGDDTSFETVEEYVVVIDENFTGDDE, from the coding sequence ATGAGCAACCATCAGAAACGACTCTCCGTTCCGAACTCCTGGCCGGTCGAGCGAAAGACCGCCACGTTCACCGTGAAGGCCGGCGCTGGCCCGCATGGACGTGACGGTGTCCCGCTCCTCATCATCCTGCGGGACGTGCTGGGCTACACCAACTCGAAGAAGGAAGCCCGCTACGCGCTCAACCAGGACTCCGTTCTCGTGAACGGCGAGGCAGTTAGCGACGAACAGCGACCCATCGGCATGTTCGACATCATCGCGTTCACCGAACGCGAAGAGTATTACCGCGTCTTCCCCGACGAAGGTGGACGCCTCGCGCTGACCCACATCGACGAAGATGCGGCGGACGGCCGACTGGCGAAAATCGAGGACAAGACGCAGGTATCCGGTGGCGAAACCCAACTCAATCTCCACGACGGAAGCAATCTCCGCGTGGACGATGCCGACGACTACAGCACGAAAGACTCCATCGTCGTGGGAACCGAGGACAAAGACATCCTCGCTCACTTCCCATACGAAGAGGGCTGTCTCGTCACTGCCGTCCGCGGTCAGCACGCGGGCGAAATCGGTGAGGTCACCGATATCACGGTGACGCCCGGTAGCGGTTCGAACACCGTCACCGTCGACGGTGACGACACCTCGTTCGAAACCGTCGAGGAGTACGTCGTCGTCATCGACGAGAACTTCACGGGTGATGACGAATGA
- the rplX gene encoding 50S ribosomal protein L24 translates to MTRQPRKQRNQTERAPLHKRHQQVKATLSDELREEYGQRSVRVNAGDTVEVMRGDFAGEEGEVLEVDMQNAVIHVEEITLPKADGEDVPRPLDTSNVRVTDLNLEDDRREARLEGDTE, encoded by the coding sequence ATGACCCGACAACCACGCAAACAGCGAAACCAGACCGAACGCGCCCCGCTCCACAAGCGGCACCAGCAGGTCAAAGCGACGCTGTCCGACGAACTCCGTGAGGAGTACGGACAGCGAAGTGTTCGCGTCAACGCGGGCGACACGGTCGAGGTCATGCGCGGCGATTTCGCCGGCGAAGAGGGTGAAGTTCTCGAAGTGGACATGCAGAACGCGGTTATCCACGTCGAAGAGATCACGCTCCCGAAAGCCGACGGCGAGGACGTTCCGCGTCCGCTCGACACGAGCAACGTTCGCGTGACAGACCTCAACCTGGAAGACGACCGCCGCGAGGCACGTCTAGAAGGTGATACCGAATGA
- a CDS encoding 50S ribosomal protein L14, producing the protein MEALKADVTQGVEKGSLLNCADNTGARELKVISVSGYHGTKSRHPKAGIGDKITVSVTKGTPEMRRQVLEAVIIRQRKSIRRPDGTRVKFEDNAAVVIDDVEEPRGTEIKGPIAQEVAERFGSIASTATMIV; encoded by the coding sequence ATGGAAGCACTCAAAGCTGATGTGACACAGGGTGTCGAGAAGGGCTCCCTACTCAACTGTGCCGACAACACCGGCGCAAGAGAGCTGAAAGTCATCAGCGTTTCCGGCTACCACGGCACGAAGAGCCGACACCCGAAGGCAGGCATCGGTGACAAGATCACCGTGTCCGTCACGAAGGGGACGCCCGAAATGCGGCGTCAGGTGCTGGAAGCTGTCATCATTCGACAGCGCAAATCCATCCGCCGTCCGGACGGCACGCGTGTCAAATTCGAAGACAACGCGGCCGTCGTTATCGACGACGTCGAAGAGCCGCGAGGGACGGAGATCAAAGGTCCCATCGCGCAGGAAGTCGCCGAGCGGTTTGGAAGTATTGCAAGCACAGCTACGATGATAGTATGA
- a CDS encoding 30S ribosomal protein S17, with protein sequence MALGLNVPEPEETCSDEDCPFHGTLSVRGQILEGEVASTDMEKTVVVEREYDVTVPKYDRQMKRRSRVPAHAPDCLALEVGDTVRIAETRPLSKTKSHVVVETLGGDN encoded by the coding sequence ATGGCGTTAGGATTGAACGTACCAGAACCGGAGGAGACATGCTCCGACGAGGACTGCCCGTTCCACGGAACGCTTTCCGTGCGCGGACAGATTCTCGAAGGGGAGGTCGCCTCCACCGACATGGAAAAGACCGTCGTCGTCGAGCGAGAGTACGACGTTACAGTGCCGAAATACGACCGGCAGATGAAACGTCGTTCCCGCGTTCCGGCCCACGCGCCGGACTGCCTGGCTCTCGAAGTTGGCGACACGGTTCGTATCGCAGAGACCCGACCGCTCTCGAAGACGAAATCACACGTCGTCGTCGAGACACTCGGAGGTGACAACTGA
- a CDS encoding ribonuclease P protein component 1, translated as MPLTPETLTKHELAGLPVRVVSATNPSLESIEGRVVSETMRTLTVEAASRSWQVPKQGTRFEFALTDEAAVSREGTGTPSKRELETAGGKSSQSCSFSEPRSEARRNRSDGGEGGAYVTVDGVTLLSRPALRTEAGGNSKWR; from the coding sequence ATGCCACTGACACCCGAGACGCTCACGAAACACGAACTCGCCGGTCTCCCAGTGCGAGTCGTTTCGGCCACGAATCCGTCCCTCGAAAGTATCGAGGGTCGAGTCGTTTCCGAGACGATGCGCACGCTTACCGTAGAGGCTGCGTCTCGGTCGTGGCAGGTACCGAAGCAGGGCACGAGATTCGAGTTTGCACTCACAGATGAAGCCGCCGTCTCCCGCGAGGGAACGGGGACTCCGTCCAAACGGGAGTTGGAAACTGCTGGAGGAAAATCCAGTCAGTCTTGCTCTTTCTCCGAGCCACGCTCGGAGGCCCGTCGGAACCGTTCCGACGGTGGCGAGGGCGGAGCCTACGTTACGGTGGATGGAGTCACACTGCTCTCACGACCCGCATTGCGTACCGAAGCAGGAGGTAATTCGAAATGGCGTTAG
- the rpmC gene encoding 50S ribosomal protein L29, protein MAILHTEEIRDMTPAEREAELEELETELLNSKAVKAAGGAPENPGRIKELRRTIARIKTIQQEEGDSE, encoded by the coding sequence ATGGCTATTCTTCACACCGAAGAGATCCGCGACATGACGCCTGCAGAGCGAGAAGCAGAACTCGAAGAGCTCGAGACGGAACTGCTCAACTCGAAGGCGGTCAAAGCCGCGGGTGGTGCACCCGAAAACCCGGGTCGCATCAAGGAACTTCGCCGGACCATCGCTCGAATCAAAACGATTCAGCAAGAAGAAGGCGACTCCGAATAA
- a CDS encoding 30S ribosomal protein S3, translating to MADEHQFIQDGLQRSQIDEFFAEELGRAGYGGMDVAKTPMGTQIVLKAEKPGMVIGKGGKNIRKITRELGERFNLDDPQIDVQEVDEPDLNARIVADRLANALERGWYFRKAGHTTIDRIMDSGALGAEIVLSGKVTGARSRVEKFNRGYIKHNGEPAQEIVDHGQGVAVMKLGTIGVDVKIIPPGANLPDDFQIEEGADPEELVPEAVEANETADLIQEPDEETLEELEDDDEESPEPGETDVDEEIVEEVIEEESADADASESESVEEELDELEEEVEAEAEELLEEMEDEEGEE from the coding sequence ATGGCAGACGAACATCAGTTTATTCAGGACGGGCTTCAGCGCTCGCAGATAGACGAGTTCTTCGCGGAAGAACTCGGCCGTGCTGGCTACGGCGGCATGGACGTCGCCAAAACTCCGATGGGGACACAGATCGTCCTCAAGGCGGAAAAGCCAGGTATGGTCATCGGAAAGGGCGGGAAAAACATCCGGAAAATCACCCGAGAACTCGGTGAGCGGTTCAACTTGGACGACCCGCAGATCGACGTTCAGGAAGTCGATGAACCGGATCTCAACGCCCGAATCGTCGCCGACCGGCTCGCCAACGCGCTCGAACGCGGTTGGTACTTCCGAAAGGCAGGTCACACGACCATCGACCGAATCATGGATTCCGGCGCACTCGGCGCCGAAATCGTCCTGTCCGGCAAAGTCACGGGCGCACGGTCGCGCGTGGAGAAGTTCAACCGTGGCTACATCAAGCACAACGGTGAACCCGCACAGGAGATCGTCGATCACGGCCAGGGTGTCGCAGTGATGAAACTCGGCACCATCGGCGTGGACGTCAAAATCATCCCGCCGGGAGCGAACCTACCGGATGACTTCCAGATCGAGGAGGGTGCGGACCCAGAAGAACTCGTTCCGGAAGCGGTCGAGGCCAACGAGACGGCGGACCTCATCCAGGAACCCGACGAGGAAACACTCGAAGAACTCGAAGACGACGACGAGGAATCGCCGGAACCCGGCGAGACCGACGTCGATGAAGAGATCGTCGAAGAGGTCATCGAGGAAGAATCGGCAGACGCTGACGCGTCCGAATCCGAGTCCGTCGAGGAAGAGCTCGACGAACTCGAAGAGGAAGTCGAAGCCGAAGCCGAGGAACTGCTAGAAGAGATGGAAGACGAGGAGGGTGAAGAATAA
- a CDS encoding 50S ribosomal protein L22 gives MGISYSVDADPDTTAKGMLRERHMSHKHSKAIAREIKGKTAGDAKAYLQQVVNEERSVPFKQHNSGVGHRSDIDGWDAGRYPEKASKAFIELLDNVMANADAQGFDGESMEIMHVAAHKVGEVQGRKPRAFGRATAWNTPEVDVELILEEVEE, from the coding sequence ATGGGAATCAGCTACAGCGTCGATGCCGACCCGGACACCACAGCGAAAGGGATGCTCCGGGAGCGGCATATGAGCCACAAGCACAGCAAGGCGATTGCCCGCGAAATCAAGGGCAAAACTGCCGGGGACGCGAAAGCGTACCTCCAGCAGGTCGTGAACGAGGAGCGGTCGGTGCCGTTCAAGCAGCACAACAGCGGCGTCGGCCATCGCTCGGACATCGACGGCTGGGACGCAGGTCGCTACCCCGAAAAGGCGAGCAAGGCGTTCATCGAACTGCTCGACAACGTCATGGCCAACGCGGATGCCCAGGGCTTCGACGGCGAATCGATGGAAATCATGCACGTCGCCGCCCACAAGGTCGGTGAAGTGCAGGGCCGCAAGCCCCGCGCGTTCGGCCGCGCAACCGCCTGGAACACGCCCGAGGTGGATGTCGAACTCATCCTTGAGGAGGTCGAAGAATAA
- a CDS encoding 30S ribosomal protein S19, translated as MSGNEYRTGREGEFTYRGYDLDELQDMSLEEVAELLPARKRRSILRGLTVEQEKLLEKARNKTEEESANSPIRTHLRDMPVLPSFVGKTFAVYNGSEFERVRIEPEMLGHYLGEFQLTRNSVEHGQAGIGATRSSKFVPLK; from the coding sequence ATGAGCGGAAACGAATACCGAACCGGACGCGAGGGTGAGTTCACCTATCGCGGCTACGACCTGGACGAACTGCAGGACATGAGCCTGGAGGAAGTCGCAGAACTGCTCCCCGCACGTAAGCGGCGAAGCATCCTTCGCGGGTTGACCGTCGAGCAGGAGAAACTGCTCGAAAAGGCCCGGAACAAGACCGAGGAAGAATCGGCGAACAGCCCGATTCGAACGCACCTGCGCGACATGCCGGTGCTCCCATCGTTCGTCGGCAAGACGTTTGCCGTCTACAACGGCAGCGAGTTCGAGCGCGTACGCATCGAACCCGAGATGTTGGGCCACTACCTCGGCGAGTTCCAGCTGACCCGCAACTCCGTCGAACACGGACAAGCGGGCATCGGTGCGACCCGCTCCTCGAAGTTCGTGCCACTCAAATAA
- a CDS encoding 50S ribosomal protein L2, whose product MGRRIQGQRRGRGTPTFRAPSHRYKAELSHKRTEDSDLVTGTVVGIEHDPARSAPVAAIEFDDGDQRLVLAPEGVGVGEEIQVGVTAEIKPGNTLPLAEIPEGVPVCNVERQPGDGGKFARASGVSADLITHDREAAVVELPSGEIKRLSPDCRATIGVVAGGGRTEKPMVKAGNKHHKMKARGTKWPNVRGVAMNAVDHPFGGGGRQHPGRPKSVSRDAPPGRKVGDISSKRTGRGGNK is encoded by the coding sequence ATGGGACGCAGGATTCAGGGACAGCGACGTGGTCGCGGTACACCGACGTTCCGCGCACCGTCGCACCGATACAAAGCTGAACTGAGCCACAAGCGGACCGAAGACAGCGACTTGGTCACTGGCACGGTCGTCGGAATCGAACACGACCCTGCTCGCAGTGCCCCCGTCGCGGCTATCGAATTCGACGATGGCGACCAGCGACTCGTCCTCGCGCCGGAAGGCGTCGGTGTGGGCGAGGAGATTCAGGTCGGCGTCACCGCCGAAATCAAGCCAGGTAACACGCTCCCGCTCGCCGAAATCCCGGAAGGGGTTCCGGTGTGCAACGTCGAGCGCCAACCCGGTGACGGCGGAAAGTTCGCGCGCGCCTCCGGCGTCAGCGCGGACCTCATCACGCACGACCGAGAGGCCGCAGTCGTCGAACTCCCGAGCGGCGAAATCAAGCGATTGTCGCCTGATTGCCGTGCCACCATCGGCGTCGTTGCCGGTGGCGGTCGAACGGAGAAACCGATGGTCAAGGCCGGTAACAAACATCACAAGATGAAAGCGCGCGGCACCAAATGGCCGAACGTGCGTGGTGTGGCGATGAACGCCGTAGACCACCCGTTCGGTGGCGGTGGCCGCCAGCACCCTGGCCGACCGAAAAGTGTCTCGCGGGACGCCCCGCCGGGACGAAAGGTCGGGGACATCTCGTCCAAACGAACCGGACGAGGAGGTAACAAATGA
- a CDS encoding 50S ribosomal protein L23, whose amino-acid sequence MSVIEYPWVTEKAMNEMDFDNKLQFIVSLDATKPEIRDEIEERYEVTIEKINTQVTMKGKKKATVALSDDDDAQDVASRIGVF is encoded by the coding sequence ATGAGCGTCATCGAGTATCCGTGGGTTACGGAGAAGGCGATGAACGAGATGGACTTCGACAACAAGCTCCAGTTCATCGTTTCGCTCGACGCCACCAAGCCCGAGATTCGAGACGAAATCGAAGAGCGCTACGAAGTCACCATCGAGAAAATCAACACCCAAGTAACGATGAAGGGGAAGAAAAAGGCGACCGTCGCGCTGTCCGACGATGACGACGCGCAGGACGTCGCCTCCCGAATTGGGGTGTTCTAA
- the rpl4p gene encoding 50S ribosomal protein L4 translates to MQATVRDLNGEEADTVDLPDVFDTTIRTDLIKRAVLAAQANRKQDYGTDPHAGMRTSAESPGSGRGMAHVPRTNGRGARVPFTVGGRVAHPPKAEKDRTLSINKKERKQAVRSAIAATVDAERVAERGHRFDDDLELPLVVSDEFEDLVKTKEVVSFLEAVGIDADITRAEENKKVRAGRGTTRGRKYKTPKSILFVTSEEPSRAARNLAGADVATASEVNAEDLAPGTQAGRLTVWTESALEEVADR, encoded by the coding sequence ATGCAGGCAACAGTACGAGACCTGAATGGCGAGGAAGCTGACACGGTTGACCTTCCGGACGTGTTCGATACGACCATTCGGACGGACCTCATCAAGCGTGCAGTACTCGCCGCACAGGCAAATCGGAAACAGGACTACGGTACCGACCCGCACGCCGGAATGCGTACGTCCGCCGAGTCGCCGGGCAGTGGCCGCGGTATGGCCCACGTCCCGCGAACCAACGGACGCGGTGCTCGCGTTCCATTCACCGTGGGCGGTCGTGTCGCACACCCGCCAAAGGCGGAGAAAGACCGAACGCTCTCCATCAACAAGAAAGAGCGTAAACAGGCTGTCCGCAGCGCTATCGCCGCAACGGTCGACGCAGAGCGCGTCGCCGAGCGCGGCCACCGCTTCGATGACGACCTCGAACTTCCGCTCGTCGTGAGCGACGAGTTCGAGGACCTCGTCAAAACGAAGGAGGTCGTTTCCTTCCTCGAAGCAGTCGGCATCGACGCCGACATCACGCGCGCGGAAGAAAACAAGAAGGTCCGAGCCGGTCGCGGGACGACCCGTGGTCGTAAGTACAAGACGCCGAAGTCGATCCTGTTCGTCACCAGCGAAGAGCCGTCCCGTGCGGCACGCAACCTCGCTGGCGCCGACGTCGCGACGGCGAGCGAGGTCAACGCAGAAGACCTCGCCCCCGGTACGCAAGCAGGACGACTGACCGTCTGGACCGAGAGCGCACTCGAGGAGGTGGCCGACCGATGA
- a CDS encoding 50S ribosomal protein L3 has protein sequence MPQTSRPRKGSLGFGPRKRATSEVPRFNSWPESDGQPSLQGFAGYKAGMTHVVMVNDEANSPREGMEETVPVTIVETPPMRAVAVRAYEDTPYGKKPLTEVWGSEFHEELDRTLNVPENHDAESAEDELRTAIEAGDVADLRVITHTVPSELQNVPKKRPDVMETRVGGGSLTDRADFALDVLEDGGEHDITDVFRAGEYLDIGGVTKGKGTQGPVKRWGVQKRKGKHARQGWRRRIGNLGPWNPSRVRSTVPQLGQMGYHQRTELNKRLISLGDDDEASVDGGFVNYGEVDGSYALIKGSVPGPNKRLVRFRPAIRPTDQPRLDPEVRYVSTESNQG, from the coding sequence ATGCCACAAACAAGCAGACCACGAAAAGGTTCGCTGGGCTTCGGCCCCCGTAAGCGTGCAACCAGCGAGGTTCCGCGCTTCAACTCTTGGCCCGAGAGCGACGGTCAGCCGTCGCTCCAAGGCTTTGCGGGCTACAAGGCAGGAATGACTCACGTGGTGATGGTCAACGACGAGGCAAACTCCCCCCGCGAAGGGATGGAGGAGACCGTTCCCGTCACCATCGTCGAGACGCCCCCGATGCGGGCAGTCGCCGTTCGTGCCTACGAAGACACGCCATACGGGAAGAAGCCGTTGACTGAAGTGTGGGGTTCGGAGTTCCACGAGGAACTCGACCGCACGCTCAACGTGCCGGAGAATCACGACGCCGAATCCGCGGAGGACGAACTCCGCACCGCCATCGAGGCAGGCGACGTGGCTGACCTCCGAGTCATTACCCACACTGTCCCTAGTGAACTGCAGAACGTACCGAAGAAACGACCGGACGTCATGGAAACGCGCGTCGGCGGCGGCTCCCTCACGGACCGCGCCGATTTCGCGCTCGACGTACTCGAAGACGGCGGAGAACACGACATCACGGACGTGTTCCGCGCAGGCGAGTACCTCGATATCGGTGGCGTCACGAAAGGGAAAGGAACGCAGGGTCCCGTCAAGCGATGGGGCGTCCAGAAGCGAAAGGGCAAACACGCCCGCCAAGGCTGGAGACGCCGCATCGGTAACCTCGGCCCGTGGAATCCGTCGCGCGTTCGATCGACGGTTCCACAGCTGGGTCAGATGGGCTACCACCAGCGTACCGAACTCAACAAGCGCCTCATCTCCCTCGGCGACGACGACGAAGCCTCCGTCGATGGCGGATTCGTCAACTACGGCGAGGTCGATGGATCATACGCGCTCATCAAGGGCTCGGTTCCTGGACCGAACAAGCGCCTCGTGCGCTTCCGCCCTGCGATTCGACCGACTGACCAACCGCGCCTCGACCCCGAGGTGCGCTACGTAAGCACGGAGTCTAACCAGGGATAA
- a CDS encoding RNA methyltransferase gives MTVNILVPSSLVREAEDKREATRKIGYVARAATIFRADNLIVFPDSEGERRWGGGFVETVLRYAATPPYLRKEVFGKRDELEYVGVLPPLRAPSQTGSESEGSGSLRQGIVTEVGPEGRVRVNCGLQHPISLVVPSQMTVGEGERVTVRISSRRPVRAKLVDVPLSGFTVMRMDLSAALDRDDAGVRIATSRFGESLSVARLDEIVARTEHDGMSVVFGSPGRGLPEILGIDPERISTVESGVPARFDLWLNTVPNQGSEVIRTEEAMFASLACLNLNSE, from the coding sequence ATGACCGTCAACATACTCGTCCCGTCGTCCCTCGTCCGGGAGGCCGAAGACAAACGCGAGGCAACTCGCAAGATCGGCTACGTCGCCCGCGCGGCGACCATCTTCCGGGCAGATAACCTGATCGTCTTCCCCGATTCGGAAGGCGAACGCAGGTGGGGCGGCGGATTCGTCGAAACCGTACTCCGGTACGCCGCTACACCGCCCTATCTTCGAAAGGAGGTATTCGGGAAGCGCGACGAATTGGAATATGTGGGCGTCTTACCGCCGCTCCGCGCTCCATCGCAGACCGGCTCCGAATCGGAGGGTTCGGGGTCGTTAAGACAGGGAATCGTGACCGAGGTCGGACCTGAAGGGCGCGTTCGGGTCAATTGCGGACTGCAACACCCGATCTCCCTCGTCGTTCCGTCACAAATGACGGTCGGTGAGGGAGAGCGCGTTACCGTCAGGATCTCTTCGAGAAGACCGGTCCGTGCGAAGCTCGTGGACGTCCCACTATCGGGGTTCACAGTGATGCGCATGGACCTTTCGGCGGCCCTCGACCGCGACGATGCTGGCGTCCGAATCGCCACGTCACGCTTCGGAGAATCGCTCTCCGTGGCGCGACTCGACGAAATCGTTGCGCGAACCGAACACGACGGAATGTCCGTCGTGTTCGGTTCGCCCGGTCGAGGACTGCCGGAGATACTCGGGATAGACCCCGAGCGTATCTCCACGGTCGAATCCGGCGTACCAGCCCGGTTCGACCTCTGGCTGAATACGGTTCCGAACCAAGGCAGCGAGGTCATACGAACTGAAGAAGCGATGTTCGCCTCCCTCGCGTGCCTCAACCTCAACAGCGAGTGA